The Chthonomonadales bacterium genome includes a region encoding these proteins:
- a CDS encoding MBL fold metallo-hydrolase: MRRRAAAAAVLACALAGCARRPLTVTFVDVGQGDAIVIQTPSGGTLAVDAGRRGDGGDDAARRAVVPYARARMIDSLDGLLITHADDDHAGGAPTLVRRLRPASLLVPPRLLVSPPGDHEQAAREALERCRSGRVPIRAVGRGMSLRFHDGVTVEVLHPPADWPSDGPLADNDGCVVARVRYGSTALLLLGDAQEAAIACMLRARLDLRADVLKVSHHGSRSGLPPALLEVCRPGAAVVSVGRGNVYGHPHPAVLDALRRGGARVFRTDLDGTVSVESDGVRLRIRTALERPRRVP, translated from the coding sequence ATGAGGCGACGGGCCGCGGCGGCTGCCGTGCTCGCGTGCGCGCTCGCCGGATGCGCGCGGCGGCCCCTCACGGTCACGTTCGTGGACGTGGGACAGGGCGATGCCATCGTGATCCAGACCCCCTCCGGCGGCACGCTCGCCGTCGACGCGGGCCGGCGCGGGGATGGCGGCGATGACGCGGCCAGGCGCGCTGTGGTGCCGTATGCCCGGGCGCGCATGATTGACTCGCTCGACGGCCTGCTCATCACGCACGCGGACGACGATCACGCCGGCGGCGCTCCCACGCTCGTGCGCCGGCTGCGGCCGGCATCGCTGCTGGTGCCGCCCCGCCTTCTCGTCTCGCCACCCGGCGACCACGAGCAGGCCGCCCGCGAGGCCCTGGAACGCTGCCGGTCGGGGCGCGTACCGATCCGAGCGGTGGGGCGCGGGATGTCACTGAGATTCCACGACGGCGTGACGGTCGAAGTGCTGCACCCGCCCGCCGATTGGCCCTCGGATGGGCCCCTGGCGGACAACGACGGCTGCGTGGTGGCGCGAGTCCGCTATGGATCTACCGCGCTGTTGCTGTTGGGCGACGCCCAGGAGGCAGCGATCGCGTGCATGCTCCGCGCGCGCCTCGACCTGCGCGCCGACGTGCTGAAGGTCTCGCACCACGGCAGCCGCAGTGGCCTGCCGCCCGCCCTGCTGGAGGTCTGCCGCCCTGGCGCGGCGGTAGTCTCCGTCGGGCGCGGCAACGTCTACGGCCACCCGCACCCCGCCGTGCTCGACGCGCTGCGGCGCGGCGGCGCGCGCGTGTTCCGCACGGATCTTGACGGAACGGTGAGCGTCGAGTCCGACGGCGTGCGCCTGCGCATCCGGACGGCCCTCGAGCGGCCTCGGCGGGTCCCTTGA
- a CDS encoding ComEC/Rec2 family competence protein, whose product MPAPAIAVGRCASSLDAAWRRRPLVLVVGFLIAGSLAGAHGTAPLVALACAATASVLLARGRRAGWAAILMAVAAAGALRAWAARAPSPDDVGRLAGLPTVGVAGIVASDADVRRGGSIACDLLVRRAWTPEVAGAPAAASGLIRLRLRAVPGTRAPEYGDTLQAVGRLEAPRPARVPGGYDDAAHLARRGIAAVLTPRSAGAWRVLPPSASLADRPTRLALRCRRGLGRAMERALPPADAALLAGLVFGGSAALPPDLADDFAETGTAHLLAASGLNVGLVALGTLFLCRLARLGRRDSTLAAAGVLAAYTLATGARPAVIRADVMATALLAGRLLSRHCDTWNALAAAAIALVVANPANLHDPAFQLSFVVVAGIVAAAPLAEDLWRSARARRPGDTRWRRLARPVGSRLGAALTVAVAAQATAWPLTALHFHQVPLLGAFATLLAAPAVPALTLAALAAYAVGLASPWAGDLLARQLLAPLVGYLVCVVRACASLPGAVPAGSPGWATLWSAYAAMAATLAVASRARRRNKPR is encoded by the coding sequence ATGCCGGCGCCTGCCATCGCCGTCGGTCGCTGCGCGTCCTCGCTCGACGCCGCCTGGCGCCGACGGCCCCTCGTCCTCGTCGTCGGCTTCCTGATCGCCGGCTCGCTGGCCGGCGCCCACGGTACCGCCCCACTCGTCGCCCTCGCGTGCGCCGCCACGGCATCCGTCCTGCTGGCGCGCGGGCGCCGGGCGGGTTGGGCGGCGATCCTGATGGCCGTCGCGGCGGCCGGCGCCCTGCGCGCCTGGGCCGCGCGGGCGCCCTCCCCCGACGACGTGGGCCGACTGGCCGGGCTCCCGACGGTTGGCGTGGCCGGGATTGTGGCGAGCGATGCGGACGTCCGGCGCGGCGGGTCCATCGCCTGCGACCTGCTCGTGCGCCGCGCCTGGACTCCCGAGGTGGCCGGCGCGCCGGCGGCCGCTAGCGGCCTGATCAGGCTCCGCCTGCGCGCCGTGCCCGGTACCCGCGCGCCCGAATACGGCGACACCCTTCAGGCGGTGGGCCGCCTGGAGGCCCCGCGGCCCGCCCGGGTTCCAGGCGGCTACGACGACGCGGCTCACCTCGCGCGACGCGGCATCGCCGCCGTTCTCACACCACGTTCCGCCGGCGCATGGCGCGTCCTGCCGCCCTCGGCCTCGCTGGCCGATCGCCCCACGCGCCTCGCCCTGCGCTGCCGGCGCGGCCTCGGGCGCGCCATGGAGCGCGCTCTCCCGCCCGCCGACGCGGCCCTCCTCGCCGGCCTCGTCTTCGGCGGGAGCGCCGCGCTGCCTCCGGACCTCGCCGACGACTTCGCGGAGACCGGCACCGCGCACCTGCTCGCAGCGTCCGGCCTCAACGTTGGACTGGTCGCCCTCGGCACCCTGTTCCTCTGCCGGCTCGCGCGCCTGGGCCGGCGCGACTCCACGCTGGCTGCCGCCGGAGTGCTGGCCGCCTACACGCTGGCGACCGGCGCTCGCCCCGCCGTCATTCGCGCCGACGTGATGGCCACCGCGCTGCTCGCCGGGAGGCTCCTCAGCAGACACTGCGACACCTGGAACGCGCTGGCCGCGGCGGCCATCGCCCTGGTCGTCGCCAACCCGGCCAACCTGCACGACCCGGCGTTCCAGCTCTCGTTCGTCGTGGTGGCGGGCATCGTGGCGGCGGCGCCGCTCGCCGAGGACCTGTGGCGCTCCGCGCGCGCGCGGCGCCCGGGCGACACGCGGTGGCGGCGCCTTGCCCGCCCGGTGGGTAGCCGGCTGGGCGCGGCGCTGACCGTGGCGGTAGCGGCCCAGGCCACGGCCTGGCCGCTCACGGCCCTTCACTTCCACCAGGTACCTCTGCTGGGCGCCTTCGCGACGCTGCTCGCAGCCCCGGCAGTGCCCGCGCTCACGCTCGCCGCACTCGCGGCCTATGCCGTCGGTCTCGCGAGCCCGTGGGCCGGCGACCTCCTCGCGCGTCAACTGCTCGCGCCGCTTGTCGGCTACCTCGTGTGCGTCGTGCGGGCGTGTGCGTCGCTCCCGGGCGCCGTGCCAGCCGGCAGCCCTGGCTGGGCAACCCTCTGGAGCGCGTACGCGGCGATGGCGGCCACGCTGGCCGTGGCGTCGCGGGCGCGCCGCCGGAACAAGCCACGATGA
- a CDS encoding HD domain-containing protein: MAQPTADARLEAVADLEGMASYIRQRREELDARVRSGAPGLAVARAHSDIVDAVVRRMFALACTRAGGPGPESVPLCIVATGGYGRRELCPHSDIDITFIPHRDGDPAVDRIVKEMFTLVMRVFIDAAGIEVGYAYRLLEDCDALDHQTISGLMDARLVAGSDRLFIQFEHEFWLHFNSAEFIFTKLEERRRQQAEAGGTARVVEPNLKSGVGGLRDLQAAVWVAQARKALTAARVRGERWMEVLRKVGGISAEEADALADAREFLFRMRNAMHTLTGAERDSLVVTRQEEIAPLLGYEAAADGVAAPPPVVTMMRDYYRHAAALHRICSDVMRGAEHSRLFMGIGLDCKRRQLTPANPVLASDDPIWMLWACELAQRFDLDFSDALERAVVELVQTRPVIQDETRAAEILTRILASPRGAYPVLQRMADLGVLDWVLPEVGAILDLIPYDPSHDFTVGQHTLHVVRALDALRTAEGPEETRDFRNLIAEMPHPAELYLAALLHDAGKVSDERPHSETGAEIAVDVCRRLRWSERATANVSFLVRHHLLMAETSRLRDLTLEETIRDFAAVVDDPDRLHMLYLLTYADTSAVGQGVWTQVKARFLRDLHRRADRALAAAHDEEHGEPDLNRTRRRLLKDLAVENLPLDEVAEHLEGMPAPYILNTSQEEIALHIGFARRVRAGQPVVAFHDERNATFTEVTVCALDDPEPGLLSKIAGVLYAADLVVHSAQVFTRVARGERVAIDTLFVDYRGRQLTSGKRRELSTVLGEVLTGKTTVADYLSKRRKPAQIGGPVERVSVSNQVSEQFTVIEVTSADPQSTLYRVSGALSALGWDIHSARLSHFRGRLVASFYVKGARELGEPIARRKLLELMPLS, translated from the coding sequence GTGGCACAACCGACGGCGGACGCTCGGCTCGAGGCGGTCGCCGACCTGGAGGGCATGGCCTCCTACATCCGCCAGCGGCGCGAGGAGCTCGACGCGCGGGTGCGTTCCGGCGCGCCCGGTCTGGCGGTGGCGCGCGCGCACAGCGACATCGTGGACGCCGTCGTGCGGCGCATGTTCGCGCTTGCGTGCACGCGAGCCGGCGGACCCGGGCCGGAATCGGTGCCGCTGTGCATAGTGGCCACCGGCGGCTACGGCAGGCGCGAGCTATGCCCGCATTCGGACATCGACATCACCTTCATCCCGCACCGCGACGGAGACCCGGCGGTCGACCGCATCGTCAAGGAGATGTTCACGCTCGTCATGCGCGTGTTCATCGACGCCGCCGGCATCGAGGTCGGCTACGCTTACCGTCTGCTGGAGGACTGCGACGCGCTGGACCACCAGACCATCTCCGGGCTCATGGACGCGCGCCTGGTGGCGGGCAGCGACCGGCTGTTCATCCAGTTCGAGCACGAGTTCTGGCTGCACTTCAACTCGGCGGAGTTCATCTTCACCAAGCTGGAGGAGCGCCGGCGCCAGCAGGCCGAGGCCGGCGGCACGGCGCGCGTGGTGGAGCCCAACCTGAAGAGCGGGGTGGGGGGACTGCGCGACCTGCAGGCCGCCGTGTGGGTGGCGCAGGCTCGCAAGGCCCTGACCGCGGCGCGCGTGCGCGGTGAACGGTGGATGGAGGTACTGCGGAAGGTCGGCGGCATCTCCGCGGAGGAGGCGGACGCGCTTGCCGATGCCCGCGAGTTCCTGTTCCGCATGCGCAACGCGATGCACACGCTGACGGGCGCCGAGCGCGACTCGCTGGTGGTGACCCGGCAGGAGGAGATCGCCCCGCTCCTCGGCTACGAGGCGGCCGCCGACGGGGTCGCCGCGCCCCCGCCCGTCGTGACGATGATGCGCGACTACTATCGCCACGCCGCCGCGCTCCATCGCATCTGCTCCGACGTGATGCGCGGCGCCGAGCACAGCCGGTTGTTCATGGGCATCGGGCTCGACTGTAAGCGCCGGCAACTGACGCCGGCCAACCCGGTCCTCGCGTCCGACGACCCGATCTGGATGCTCTGGGCATGCGAGCTGGCCCAGCGGTTCGACCTCGACTTCAGCGACGCCCTGGAGCGTGCGGTCGTCGAGCTCGTGCAGACGCGGCCCGTGATTCAGGATGAGACCCGCGCGGCCGAGATCCTGACGCGCATCCTGGCCTCGCCGCGCGGCGCCTACCCCGTGCTGCAGCGGATGGCCGACCTGGGCGTGCTGGACTGGGTCTTGCCGGAGGTCGGAGCCATTCTGGACCTGATCCCGTACGACCCTTCGCACGACTTCACGGTGGGCCAGCACACGCTGCACGTCGTGCGCGCCCTCGACGCGCTGCGCACGGCCGAGGGCCCCGAGGAGACGCGCGACTTTCGGAACCTGATCGCCGAGATGCCGCACCCCGCGGAGCTGTACCTGGCAGCTCTCCTGCACGACGCCGGCAAGGTAAGCGACGAACGCCCTCATTCGGAGACCGGCGCGGAGATCGCCGTGGACGTGTGTCGGCGGCTGCGCTGGTCGGAGCGCGCCACGGCCAACGTGAGCTTCCTGGTGCGCCACCACCTGTTGATGGCCGAGACGTCGCGCCTTCGAGACCTCACCCTGGAGGAGACGATCCGCGATTTCGCGGCGGTGGTCGACGACCCGGACCGGCTGCACATGCTCTACCTGCTCACCTACGCCGATACGTCGGCGGTGGGCCAGGGCGTGTGGACGCAGGTCAAGGCGCGCTTCCTGCGCGACCTTCACCGCCGCGCCGACCGGGCGCTGGCGGCCGCGCACGACGAGGAGCATGGCGAACCGGACCTTAACCGCACGCGGCGCCGGCTGCTGAAAGACCTGGCGGTCGAGAACCTGCCGCTCGATGAGGTGGCCGAGCACCTCGAGGGGATGCCCGCGCCGTACATCCTGAACACGTCGCAGGAAGAGATCGCGCTGCACATCGGCTTTGCCCGTCGCGTGCGCGCCGGCCAGCCCGTGGTGGCGTTCCACGATGAACGCAACGCCACCTTCACCGAGGTGACGGTCTGCGCGCTTGACGATCCCGAGCCCGGCCTCCTCTCCAAGATCGCCGGCGTGCTCTACGCGGCTGACCTGGTTGTCCATAGCGCGCAGGTCTTCACGCGCGTGGCGCGTGGGGAGCGCGTCGCCATCGACACGCTCTTCGTGGACTACCGCGGACGGCAGCTCACATCGGGCAAGCGCCGCGAGCTCTCGACGGTGCTCGGGGAGGTCCTGACCGGCAAGACGACCGTCGCCGACTACCTGAGCAAGCGCCGCAAGCCGGCGCAGATCGGCGGCCCCGTGGAGCGCGTGAGCGTGAGCAACCAGGTCTCCGAGCAGTTCACGGTGATCGAGGTAACCTCCGCGGATCCGCAGTCCACTCTCTACCGCGTGAGCGGGGCCCTGTCGGCGCTCGGTTGGGACATCCACAGCGCGCGGCTCTCGCACTTTCGCGGGCGGTTGGTGGCCAGCTTTTACGTCAAGGGAGCCCGCGAGCTTGGTGAGCCGATCGCCCGCCGCAAGCTTCTCGAGCTGATGCCCCTGAGTTGA